The proteins below come from a single Rhizobium sp. BT04 genomic window:
- a CDS encoding AbrB/MazE/SpoVT family DNA-binding domain-containing protein has translation MVRLKVTAKGQVTLKKEVLDHLGVAPGDEIEIDLLPRGSGNIHAIKPMVPIERLFGMFSHKADRAYSIDEINEAIEAGWAGEDKV, from the coding sequence ATGGTCAGGCTCAAGGTTACGGCGAAAGGTCAGGTGACCCTCAAGAAAGAGGTTCTCGACCATCTTGGGGTAGCGCCCGGTGACGAGATCGAGATCGATCTCCTGCCGAGAGGCAGTGGTAATATCCATGCGATCAAGCCGATGGTGCCTATCGAGCGCCTGTTCGGCATGTTTTCGCACAAGGCCGACAGAGCCTATTCCATCGATGAAATAAATGAGGCGATTGAGGCTGGATGGGCTGGCGAGGACAAGGTTTGA
- the ychF gene encoding redox-regulated ATPase YchF, giving the protein MGFKCGIVGLPNVGKSTLFNALTKTAAAQAANYPFCTIEPNTGEVAVPDPRMRKLADIAKSKELIPTRISFVDIAGLVRGASKGEGLGNQFLANIREVDAIVHVLRCFEDSDITHVEGRINPVADAETIETELMLADLESLERRTEQTRKRATSKDKDSMAMLPIMEASLKLLNEGKPVRTLLSTLDAEEIAILKGLNLLTSHPVLYVCNVAEAEASTGNEFTEAVAVMAREQGAETVVISAAIEAEVAQLPEDEAKEFLSALDLDEAGLDRLIRAGYKLLHLITYFTVGPKETRAWTIERGTKAPQAAGVIHSDFERGFIRANTIAYDDYIKYNGEIGAKDAGKARDEGKEYVVQDGDVIHFRFNT; this is encoded by the coding sequence ATGGGCTTCAAATGCGGCATCGTCGGCCTGCCGAACGTCGGCAAATCGACCCTCTTCAACGCGCTCACCAAGACGGCCGCCGCACAGGCGGCGAACTATCCCTTCTGCACCATCGAGCCGAACACCGGCGAAGTCGCCGTGCCCGATCCGCGCATGCGCAAACTTGCCGACATCGCCAAGTCCAAGGAATTGATCCCGACGCGCATTTCCTTCGTCGATATCGCCGGCCTGGTGCGCGGCGCCTCGAAGGGTGAAGGCCTCGGCAACCAGTTCCTCGCCAACATCCGCGAAGTCGATGCCATCGTGCATGTGCTACGCTGCTTCGAAGACAGCGACATCACCCATGTCGAGGGCCGCATCAATCCCGTGGCCGACGCCGAGACGATCGAGACCGAGCTGATGCTCGCCGACCTCGAAAGCCTGGAGCGGCGCACCGAGCAGACGCGCAAGCGCGCCACCAGCAAGGACAAGGATTCGATGGCGATGCTGCCGATCATGGAAGCCTCGCTGAAGCTGCTCAACGAAGGCAAGCCGGTACGCACGCTGCTGTCGACGCTCGATGCCGAGGAAATCGCCATCCTCAAGGGCCTCAACCTCTTGACCTCGCATCCGGTGCTATACGTCTGCAACGTCGCTGAGGCCGAGGCTTCGACCGGCAACGAATTCACCGAGGCCGTCGCCGTCATGGCCAGGGAACAGGGTGCCGAAACCGTCGTCATCTCGGCGGCGATCGAGGCCGAGGTCGCCCAGCTTCCGGAGGATGAGGCCAAGGAATTCCTCTCCGCCCTCGATCTCGATGAGGCCGGTCTCGACCGGCTGATCCGCGCCGGCTACAAGCTGCTCCACCTCATCACCTACTTCACCGTCGGTCCGAAGGAAACGCGCGCTTGGACGATCGAGCGCGGCACCAAGGCACCGCAGGCCGCCGGCGTCATCCATTCCGATTTCGAGCGCGGCTTCATCCGCGCCAACACCATCGCCTATGACGACTACATCAAATACAACGGCGAAATCGGCGCCAAGGATGCCGGCAAGGCGCGCGACGAAGGCAAGGAATATGTTGTCCAGGATGGCGACGTCATCCACTTCCGCTTCAATACCTGA
- a CDS encoding EAL domain-containing protein, whose protein sequence is MNNSVENRFFAIVCGALLVFVAPLFVLFLFLSSERADKEIRDHISVLLVANAQALAKPLWDLDEDSVTQISATVVSQGAIVKVEVRDQSGQLDVSQSTIPRSFDGKLVQVSRAIIYNTVDGPKNLGSISVYYPALGLFSGLKQEEVVFISIFIFAVLTVFGTALIGNRFFVIQPLLRLTAAIEATRQLGSRHHVDWQSNDEMGRLARSFNEMQTKLESEEKELKLAHRRATDIYNLTPAMLFSLDEEDRITAVSDYWLLATGYNRAAVIGRNFADLVTSTTRDKFVRRRQAESGMTVTVKFVCLDGRTMDVLIMESEAEAGAHDRLSLSVMTDVTELKASEDRNHRQAITDHLTGLLNRQGFEAVLDNKIAAADAAGQELACLFVDLDRFKWINDNMGHAAGDMALVELVERLKTFLAPSDEAARLGGDEFAILLPAKDAEKRAKMMCEQIASIFETPFAPDMHLSASVGIAIYPHHAATAAELLQKSDLAMYAKKRDGKNGAQLFDNAMLDRARSRAEIEANIEAGLVDDWFEAFLQPIVNLNGRGIAGFEALMRLNHPQKGLMPPAEIISVAEETAKIVRVGNVIMEKAIANLAKISRISGMQDTYLAINFSPLQFEPALPARLAAIVGRHGIRPERIVVEITEAVLMHDNPQIRMIVTELRRFGCRIALDDFGTGYSSLSYLNRFPVDIIKIDQSFTRAINDGDDDVRQKSRMLIEGITTLSHKMNCTVIAEGIETEEECRTLHQMGLDYGQGYLFHRPQHASTLIEQLVGSQSAVARAS, encoded by the coding sequence ATGAACAATTCCGTTGAGAACAGATTTTTTGCGATTGTTTGCGGAGCGCTGCTTGTTTTTGTCGCTCCTCTCTTTGTTCTCTTCCTTTTTCTTTCCTCGGAACGGGCCGACAAGGAAATACGCGATCATATTTCCGTTCTTCTTGTCGCCAATGCCCAGGCGCTGGCAAAACCGCTCTGGGACCTCGATGAGGACAGCGTCACCCAGATCAGCGCGACGGTCGTTTCCCAGGGCGCCATCGTCAAGGTCGAAGTGCGCGACCAGTCGGGCCAGCTCGACGTCAGCCAGTCCACTATTCCGCGCTCCTTCGACGGCAAGCTCGTGCAGGTGTCGCGCGCCATCATCTACAACACCGTCGACGGCCCGAAGAACCTCGGCAGCATCAGCGTCTATTATCCCGCGCTCGGCCTGTTTTCCGGCCTGAAGCAGGAAGAGGTCGTCTTCATCTCGATCTTCATCTTCGCCGTGCTGACCGTTTTCGGCACGGCGCTGATCGGCAACCGTTTCTTCGTCATCCAGCCGCTCCTGCGGCTGACGGCAGCAATCGAGGCCACCCGCCAGCTGGGCTCCCGTCATCATGTCGACTGGCAGTCGAACGACGAGATGGGACGGCTTGCCCGCAGCTTCAACGAGATGCAGACAAAGCTTGAAAGCGAGGAAAAGGAGCTGAAGCTCGCCCACCGCCGCGCCACCGACATCTATAATCTGACGCCCGCCATGCTCTTCTCGCTCGACGAGGAGGATCGCATCACCGCCGTCAGCGATTACTGGCTGCTTGCCACAGGTTATAACCGCGCCGCCGTCATCGGCCGCAACTTCGCCGATCTCGTCACATCGACCACCCGCGACAAGTTCGTCCGGCGCCGCCAGGCCGAGAGCGGCATGACCGTCACCGTCAAGTTCGTCTGCCTGGACGGCCGCACCATGGACGTCCTCATCATGGAATCGGAGGCGGAAGCCGGCGCTCACGACCGCCTGTCGCTATCGGTCATGACCGATGTGACCGAACTCAAGGCGTCCGAGGACCGCAACCACCGCCAGGCGATCACCGATCACCTGACCGGGCTTCTCAATCGCCAGGGCTTCGAAGCCGTCCTCGACAACAAGATCGCCGCCGCCGACGCAGCCGGCCAGGAGCTTGCCTGCCTCTTCGTCGATCTCGATCGCTTCAAGTGGATCAACGACAATATGGGCCATGCCGCCGGCGACATGGCGCTGGTCGAGCTCGTCGAACGCCTGAAGACCTTTCTTGCCCCTTCCGATGAGGCGGCCCGTCTCGGCGGCGACGAATTTGCCATCCTGCTGCCGGCCAAGGACGCCGAAAAACGCGCCAAGATGATGTGCGAGCAGATCGCCTCGATCTTCGAAACGCCGTTCGCCCCCGACATGCATTTGAGTGCTTCCGTCGGCATCGCCATCTATCCGCACCACGCCGCAACCGCGGCCGAACTGCTGCAGAAGTCCGACCTGGCAATGTATGCCAAGAAACGCGACGGCAAGAATGGCGCGCAGCTCTTCGACAACGCCATGCTCGACCGCGCCCGCAGCCGCGCCGAGATCGAAGCCAATATCGAAGCCGGCCTCGTCGACGACTGGTTCGAGGCCTTCCTGCAGCCGATCGTCAATCTGAACGGTCGCGGCATTGCCGGTTTCGAAGCGCTGATGCGCCTCAACCATCCGCAGAAGGGCTTGATGCCGCCGGCCGAGATCATCAGCGTCGCCGAAGAGACGGCAAAGATCGTCCGCGTCGGCAACGTCATTATGGAAAAGGCGATCGCCAATCTCGCGAAGATTTCCCGGATATCGGGCATGCAGGACACCTATCTCGCCATCAATTTCTCGCCGCTGCAGTTCGAGCCGGCGCTGCCGGCCCGCCTTGCCGCCATCGTCGGTCGCCATGGCATCCGCCCCGAGCGCATCGTCGTCGAGATCACCGAGGCCGTGCTGATGCACGACAACCCGCAAATTCGCATGATCGTCACCGAGCTTCGCCGTTTCGGCTGCCGCATCGCGCTGGACGATTTCGGCACCGGCTATTCGTCGCTGAGCTACCTCAACCGCTTCCCTGTCGATATCATCAAGATAGACCAGTCCTTCACCCGCGCGATCAACGACGGCGACGACGACGTGCGCCAGAAGAGCCGCATGCTGATCGAAGGCATTACCACGCTCTCGCACAAGATGAATTGCACCGTCATCGCCGAGGGCATCGAGACCGAAGAGGAATGCCGCACGCTTCACCAGATGGGGCTTGACTACGGCCAGGGCTACCTCTTCCATCGTCCGCAGCATGCAAGCACGCTCATCGAGCAATTGGTGGGCTCACAATCGGCCGTGGCGCGCGCCTCGTGA
- the clpS gene encoding ATP-dependent Clp protease adapter ClpS has product MSDNDVALKPKIKVKPKLDKPKLYKVILVNDDYTPREIVIVILKAVFRMSEETGYRVMMTAHKLGSCVVVVCVRDIAETKAKEGVDLAKGMGFPLMFTTEPEE; this is encoded by the coding sequence ATGAGTGACAATGACGTCGCCCTGAAACCGAAGATCAAGGTGAAGCCTAAGCTGGACAAGCCGAAGCTCTACAAGGTCATTCTCGTCAATGACGACTATACGCCGCGCGAAATCGTCATCGTGATCCTGAAGGCGGTCTTCCGCATGAGCGAGGAGACCGGCTACCGGGTGATGATGACCGCGCACAAGCTCGGTTCCTGCGTGGTCGTGGTCTGCGTCAGGGACATCGCCGAGACCAAGGCCAAGGAGGGCGTCGACCTTGCCAAGGGCATGGGCTTTCCGCTGATGTTCACCACCGAACCCGAGGAATGA
- a CDS encoding ABC transporter substrate-binding protein has protein sequence MKKLLLLACLALPGVAHAQTVTFTTEDYAPFNYREGKEIKGATVEQVEKVMAAIGIDYTLEVMPWARAYGLARTTPMTCVFATAHNSARDPLFKWIEPLLIDRNILITRKGSGVTAANLDEAKKYTIGTQREDYTETILKEKGFTKLDVASDFNATLRKLLNGRIDMMPISELYFDKLKADQPVELVTVLSAQPMGIACEKSFPDDLRARMQAALDKLIADGDQKQIFMKYGMNLVD, from the coding sequence ATGAAAAAGCTCCTGCTTCTCGCATGCCTGGCACTGCCCGGTGTTGCCCATGCGCAGACGGTGACTTTCACCACCGAGGATTATGCCCCCTTCAACTATCGCGAAGGCAAGGAGATCAAGGGCGCGACCGTCGAGCAGGTCGAAAAGGTGATGGCCGCGATCGGTATCGACTACACGCTCGAGGTCATGCCCTGGGCGCGCGCCTATGGCCTTGCCCGCACGACGCCGATGACCTGCGTCTTTGCCACCGCCCACAATAGCGCGCGCGACCCGCTGTTCAAATGGATCGAGCCGCTGCTCATCGACCGCAACATCCTGATTACCCGTAAGGGCTCGGGGGTCACCGCCGCCAATCTGGACGAGGCGAAGAAATATACGATCGGCACCCAGCGCGAGGATTACACCGAGACGATCCTCAAGGAGAAGGGCTTCACCAAGCTCGACGTCGCTAGCGATTTCAACGCCACGCTGCGCAAGCTGCTGAACGGGCGCATCGACATGATGCCGATCTCCGAACTCTATTTCGATAAGCTGAAAGCCGACCAGCCGGTGGAATTGGTGACCGTGCTGTCCGCCCAGCCGATGGGCATCGCCTGTGAGAAGAGCTTTCCGGACGATCTGCGCGCCAGGATGCAGGCTGCCCTCGACAAGCTGATCGCCGATGGCGACCAGAAGCAGATCTTCATGAAATACGGCATGAACCTTGTGGACTGA
- a CDS encoding adenine phosphoribosyltransferase — MDNTISELAASIRSIPDYPKPGIIFRDITTLLGNPRAFRRAVDELVQPYAGTKIDKIAGMEARGFILGGAVAHQLSSGFVPIRKKGKLPHDTVRIAYSLEYGVDEMEMHRDAVQPGEKVILVDDLIATGGTAVGATKLLRQIGAEVVGACFVIDLPDLGGRKKLEELGVVVHTLVEFAGH, encoded by the coding sequence ATGGACAATACGATTTCGGAGCTCGCAGCCAGCATCCGCTCCATTCCCGACTACCCCAAGCCCGGCATCATCTTCCGTGACATCACCACGCTGCTCGGCAACCCCCGCGCTTTCCGCCGGGCGGTCGACGAATTGGTGCAGCCCTATGCGGGCACGAAAATCGACAAGATTGCCGGCATGGAGGCGCGCGGCTTCATTCTCGGCGGCGCTGTGGCCCATCAGCTTTCCTCTGGCTTCGTGCCGATCCGCAAGAAGGGCAAACTGCCGCATGATACCGTGCGCATCGCCTATAGCCTGGAATATGGCGTCGACGAGATGGAGATGCATCGCGACGCTGTCCAGCCCGGCGAGAAGGTGATCCTGGTCGACGACCTGATCGCCACCGGCGGCACTGCCGTCGGTGCGACCAAGCTGCTGCGCCAGATCGGCGCGGAGGTGGTCGGCGCCTGCTTCGTTATCGATTTGCCGGACCTTGGCGGTCGCAAAAAGCTGGAAGAGCTCGGCGTCGTCGTGCACACGCTGGTCGAATTCGCCGGACATTGA
- a CDS encoding MaoC family dehydratase, with the protein MRMSELYAVGEKAEIGSYTFTEENIIRFARRYDPQRFHVDKEAAKDTLFGSLCASGWHTTAAWMRTFLAFWKSQGVALAQKGLTAPNLGPSPGFQKLQWLRPVFPGDVVTYSVAFLSSRPLASRPGWHLNTILCEGVNQNGDAVMRFESGVLEFD; encoded by the coding sequence ATGAGAATGTCCGAACTTTACGCCGTCGGCGAGAAGGCCGAGATCGGCAGCTACACCTTCACCGAGGAAAACATCATCCGCTTCGCGAGACGTTACGATCCGCAGCGTTTTCACGTCGACAAGGAAGCAGCCAAGGATACCCTCTTCGGCAGCCTTTGCGCCTCGGGCTGGCATACCACTGCCGCCTGGATGCGGACCTTCCTCGCCTTCTGGAAAAGCCAGGGCGTGGCACTTGCGCAAAAGGGTCTGACGGCACCGAACCTCGGCCCCTCGCCGGGCTTCCAGAAACTGCAATGGCTGCGGCCGGTTTTCCCGGGCGACGTCGTGACCTATTCCGTCGCCTTCCTCTCCAGCCGGCCGCTCGCGTCGCGGCCGGGCTGGCACCTCAACACCATCCTTTGCGAGGGCGTCAACCAGAACGGCGATGCCGTCATGCGCTTCGAAAGCGGTGTGCTGGAATTCGACTGA
- a CDS encoding type II toxin-antitoxin system VapC family toxin, giving the protein MKVVVDTNILVRMFTRDHPVESPKAEEFLRSYRIVVPNQTLCELVWVLRRLYKFDAAEVKQAITYLADAETVTLDRAAVASGLLFLEAGGDFADGVIAFEGERLGGESFATFDRKAAAILRKAGQNCLLLSAD; this is encoded by the coding sequence TTGAAGGTCGTCGTCGATACGAACATTCTCGTGCGGATGTTCACGCGGGACCATCCTGTCGAGAGTCCGAAGGCCGAAGAGTTCCTTCGGTCCTACAGGATCGTCGTGCCGAACCAGACTCTTTGCGAATTAGTCTGGGTTCTTCGACGGCTCTATAAATTCGATGCAGCTGAAGTGAAGCAGGCGATAACATATCTTGCAGATGCGGAGACGGTCACACTCGATCGTGCCGCTGTTGCAAGCGGTCTTTTGTTCTTGGAGGCTGGCGGCGATTTCGCGGATGGCGTCATTGCGTTCGAAGGCGAAAGGCTCGGCGGAGAAAGCTTTGCGACGTTCGACAGGAAAGCGGCTGCCATCCTTCGAAAAGCCGGCCAGAATTGCCTCCTGCTCTCCGCCGACTGA
- a CDS encoding MaoC family dehydratase, giving the protein MSAEKLSFEDFEPGRRFALGPKLVLAEEIIEFAREFDPQPMHVDEAAGRASILGGLAASGWHTSSMLMRMMADSYILNAFCEGAPGVDLMEWRKPVLAGDTLQGHSTVLEARPMRSRPGMGIAKFRHELKNQRGELVCLSENSVMIRMRPAPGISVNPEASA; this is encoded by the coding sequence ATGTCGGCAGAAAAGCTTTCCTTCGAGGATTTTGAGCCCGGTCGCCGCTTCGCCCTCGGCCCGAAGCTGGTGCTCGCCGAAGAAATCATCGAGTTTGCACGGGAATTCGACCCGCAGCCGATGCATGTCGACGAAGCCGCCGGCCGCGCCAGCATTCTCGGCGGGCTCGCCGCTTCCGGCTGGCACACCTCCTCGATGCTGATGCGCATGATGGCCGACAGCTATATCCTGAACGCGTTCTGCGAGGGTGCGCCGGGCGTCGATCTGATGGAATGGCGAAAGCCGGTGCTGGCAGGCGATACTTTGCAGGGCCACTCGACCGTGCTCGAAGCCCGGCCGATGCGCTCGCGTCCCGGCATGGGCATCGCCAAGTTCCGCCACGAGTTGAAAAACCAGCGCGGTGAACTCGTTTGTCTCTCGGAGAATTCGGTCATGATCCGCATGCGCCCCGCGCCGGGCATCAGCGTGAACCCGGAGGCATCGGCATGA
- a CDS encoding 50S ribosomal protein L25/general stress protein Ctc, whose protein sequence is MSQETYELKAEARERVGKGSARELRRNGLIPAVIYGDKQAPIAIALNTNEVTKRIHAGGFMTTVATIEVDGKKFKVLPKDYQLDPVRDFTMHVDFLRVSGNTQVTVEIPVHFINEEKSPGIKVGGVLNIVRHEVEVHCPADAIPEFFNVDLNGKKIGDSIHISEVTLPKGVTTVIDRDFTIATIIAPAGGIDEAAAEGGAEA, encoded by the coding sequence ATGAGCCAGGAAACTTACGAGCTCAAGGCCGAGGCGCGCGAACGGGTTGGTAAGGGGTCCGCCCGTGAACTTCGCCGCAACGGTTTGATTCCCGCTGTCATCTATGGTGACAAGCAGGCCCCCATTGCCATCGCTCTCAACACCAATGAGGTGACGAAGCGCATTCATGCCGGTGGTTTCATGACCACCGTGGCGACGATCGAAGTCGACGGCAAGAAGTTCAAGGTTCTGCCGAAGGACTATCAGCTCGATCCGGTCCGTGACTTCACGATGCACGTCGATTTTCTGCGCGTCTCCGGCAACACCCAGGTGACCGTCGAAATCCCCGTTCACTTCATCAACGAAGAGAAGTCCCCTGGCATCAAGGTCGGCGGCGTTCTGAACATTGTTCGCCACGAAGTCGAAGTCCATTGCCCGGCCGATGCGATCCCTGAATTCTTCAACGTTGACCTCAACGGCAAGAAGATCGGCGACAGCATCCATATTTCGGAAGTCACCCTGCCGAAGGGCGTCACGACGGTCATCGACCGCGACTTCACGATCGCGACCATCATTGCCCCGGCTGGCGGCATTGACGAGGCCGCTGCGGAAGGCGGAGCCGAAGCCTGA
- a CDS encoding GNAT family N-acetyltransferase, with translation MKVVTDHDQDRDFAIRPAASGDLPGLTVLYRHLNPTDPLLDEAMAEERFSAILAQPGMTVFIGFAGDLAAATATLIVVPNLTRNGASYALIENVVTHADHRQRGYAGAVIGHAVTESWKSGCYKVMLLTGSKNPATLRFYENCGFISDKTGYQIRRP, from the coding sequence ATGAAGGTCGTAACGGATCACGATCAGGACCGGGATTTCGCCATCCGCCCGGCCGCATCAGGCGATCTCCCGGGGCTGACCGTCCTCTACCGGCATTTGAACCCGACGGATCCGCTTCTCGACGAAGCCATGGCTGAAGAGCGCTTCTCTGCCATCCTCGCCCAGCCCGGCATGACAGTATTCATCGGTTTTGCCGGCGACCTCGCCGCTGCCACCGCCACCCTGATCGTCGTGCCGAACTTGACGCGGAACGGCGCCTCCTATGCGCTGATTGAGAACGTGGTCACCCACGCCGACCACCGCCAGCGCGGTTATGCCGGCGCCGTCATCGGCCATGCGGTAACTGAGTCCTGGAAGAGCGGCTGCTACAAGGTGATGTTGCTCACCGGCTCGAAGAACCCGGCGACGCTGCGCTTCTACGAGAATTGCGGCTTCATCAGCGACAAGACCGGCTATCAGATCCGCCGGCCCTGA
- the pth gene encoding aminoacyl-tRNA hydrolase, whose amino-acid sequence MLIIAGLGNPGGKYAGNRHNIGFMAVDAIHRRHSFSPWSKKFRAEIAEGELGGAKVLLVKPQTFMNLSGEAVGEAMRFYKLQPADLVAIYDELDLPQGKARLKTGGGHGGHNGIKSLDAHCGKEYRRLRLGIGHPGVKEMVQNHVLGDFAKADKVWLEPLLDTLADNADMLVRNEDSQLMNKIALALGGKIEEEKPRKESEKKPAGQSHIRQARNSNQPKLPVTGPMAEMLKKMFGNKGE is encoded by the coding sequence ATGCTGATTATCGCGGGTCTCGGCAATCCCGGCGGCAAATACGCCGGCAACCGCCACAATATCGGCTTCATGGCCGTCGACGCCATCCATCGGCGCCACAGCTTCTCGCCCTGGTCGAAGAAGTTCAGGGCGGAGATCGCCGAGGGCGAACTCGGCGGCGCGAAAGTGCTGCTGGTCAAGCCGCAGACCTTCATGAACCTCTCCGGCGAAGCCGTCGGCGAGGCGATGCGTTTCTACAAGCTCCAGCCCGCCGATCTTGTCGCGATCTACGACGAACTCGACCTTCCCCAAGGCAAAGCGCGACTGAAGACCGGCGGCGGCCATGGCGGCCACAACGGCATCAAGTCGCTGGACGCCCATTGCGGCAAGGAATACCGCCGGCTGCGCCTCGGCATCGGCCATCCCGGCGTCAAGGAAATGGTGCAGAACCATGTGCTCGGCGATTTCGCCAAGGCCGACAAAGTCTGGCTGGAGCCGCTGCTCGATACGCTCGCCGACAATGCCGACATGCTGGTGCGAAACGAGGATTCGCAGCTGATGAATAAGATCGCGCTGGCGCTCGGCGGCAAGATCGAGGAAGAGAAACCGCGGAAGGAAAGCGAGAAGAAGCCGGCCGGCCAGTCGCATATCCGCCAAGCCCGCAACAGCAATCAGCCGAAACTTCCCGTCACCGGGCCGATGGCCGAGATGCTGAAGAAGATGTTCGGCAACAAAGGGGAATGA
- a CDS encoding cytochrome c1 has translation MKTLVASILPLAVAALLGSAAFAEEAAPANGAASAHHAEGATPHYPLKEPKEEEWTFAGPFGHYDKAQLQRGLKVYTEVCSACHSMNLVPFRMLDELGYSEAQVKAFAANYEVQDGPNAAGEMFTRKAVPSDHFPAPFANAEAAAASNNGAAPPDFSLIAKAREVERGFPQFVFDIFTQYQENGPDYIHALLTGYEEPPAGFEIQQGQHYNPYFHAAAVLAMPKPLSDGQVTYDDGAPATVDQYSRDVSAFLMWAAEPHLEERKRTGFMVMIFLAIFTVLIYLTKRSVYANKEH, from the coding sequence ATGAAAACGCTTGTTGCAAGCATTCTGCCGCTCGCCGTCGCGGCTCTTCTCGGCAGCGCCGCCTTCGCTGAGGAAGCGGCGCCCGCGAACGGAGCAGCATCCGCCCACCACGCGGAAGGTGCGACGCCGCACTATCCGCTGAAGGAGCCGAAGGAGGAAGAGTGGACTTTTGCCGGTCCGTTCGGCCATTACGACAAGGCTCAGCTTCAGCGCGGCCTCAAGGTCTATACCGAAGTCTGTTCCGCCTGCCATTCGATGAACCTCGTGCCTTTCCGCATGCTCGACGAGCTGGGTTATTCCGAGGCGCAGGTGAAGGCTTTCGCCGCCAACTACGAGGTCCAGGACGGCCCGAACGCCGCCGGCGAGATGTTTACCCGCAAGGCGGTTCCTTCCGACCACTTCCCGGCGCCTTTCGCCAATGCGGAGGCAGCCGCCGCTTCCAACAACGGTGCGGCTCCGCCTGACTTTTCGCTGATCGCCAAGGCCCGCGAAGTCGAGCGCGGCTTCCCGCAATTCGTTTTCGACATCTTCACGCAGTATCAGGAAAACGGCCCGGATTACATCCACGCGCTGCTGACTGGCTATGAAGAGCCGCCGGCCGGCTTCGAGATACAGCAGGGGCAGCATTACAACCCGTATTTCCATGCCGCCGCCGTCCTCGCCATGCCGAAGCCGCTTTCCGACGGCCAGGTGACCTATGACGACGGCGCGCCGGCGACCGTCGATCAGTATTCGCGAGATGTCTCCGCTTTCCTGATGTGGGCCGCCGAGCCGCATCTCGAGGAGCGCAAGCGCACCGGCTTCATGGTCATGATCTTCCTGGCGATCTTCACGGTGCTGATCTATCTGACGAAGCGCTCGGTCTACGCCAACAAAGAACACTGA